Proteins from a genomic interval of Asticcacaulis sp. AND118:
- a CDS encoding UbiD family decarboxylase yields the protein MSAYKSLRDFITKLEREGELVRVSEPVSTHLEMTEIQTRLLAEKGPAVLFENVILPDGSKSDMPVLVNLFGTVKRVAMGVTLEGKDRTNPQDLREVGELLAFLRQPEPPRGFKDALSMLPLAKTVMGMRPKTVSKAPVQEVVQTGNDIDLTRLPVQGCWPGEPAPLITWGLVVTKGPSDAREDDFNLGIYRMQVLGKDRAIMRWLAHRGGAQHHARWKKAKKTEPLPACVVLGADPGTILAAVTPVPDTLSEYQFAGLLRGAKAELVPAKTVPLMVPAEAEIVLEGHVLLDEYADEGPYGDHTGYYNSVEKFPVFQVTAITRRKQPIYLSTFTGRPPDEPSVLGEALNEVFIPLIRQQFPEIVDFWLPPEGCSYRIAVISIKKAYPGHAKRVMMGAWSYLRQFMYTKWLIVVDDDINCRDWKDVMWAVSTRMDPARDLTIIENTPIDYLDFASPESGLGSKVGLDATNKWEPETHREWGEELYMEQAVIDRVSAKWAAMGLPGNGKPIWK from the coding sequence ATGAGCGCCTACAAGTCCCTGCGAGATTTCATAACCAAGCTCGAACGCGAAGGCGAACTGGTCCGGGTGAGCGAGCCGGTGTCCACGCACCTTGAAATGACCGAGATCCAGACCCGTCTGCTGGCCGAAAAAGGCCCGGCGGTGCTGTTCGAAAACGTCATCCTGCCCGATGGCTCGAAATCCGACATGCCGGTGCTGGTCAACCTGTTCGGCACGGTCAAGCGCGTGGCCATGGGCGTCACGCTCGAAGGCAAGGACCGCACCAATCCGCAGGATCTGCGCGAAGTCGGCGAACTGCTGGCCTTCCTGCGTCAGCCCGAACCGCCGCGCGGCTTCAAGGACGCGCTCAGCATGTTGCCGCTGGCCAAGACCGTCATGGGGATGCGCCCCAAGACCGTCTCCAAGGCACCGGTGCAGGAGGTGGTGCAGACCGGTAATGACATCGACCTGACGCGCCTGCCGGTGCAGGGCTGCTGGCCCGGCGAGCCGGCGCCGCTGATCACCTGGGGCCTCGTCGTCACCAAGGGTCCGTCCGATGCGCGCGAAGACGATTTCAACCTCGGCATCTACCGCATGCAGGTGCTGGGCAAGGACCGCGCCATCATGCGCTGGCTGGCCCATCGCGGCGGCGCGCAGCATCACGCCCGCTGGAAAAAGGCCAAAAAGACAGAGCCCCTGCCCGCCTGCGTCGTGCTTGGGGCCGATCCGGGCACCATCCTTGCCGCCGTGACGCCGGTGCCGGATACGCTCAGCGAGTATCAGTTCGCGGGGCTTCTACGCGGGGCCAAGGCCGAACTGGTGCCCGCCAAGACCGTGCCCCTGATGGTGCCCGCCGAGGCCGAAATCGTGCTCGAAGGCCACGTGCTGCTCGACGAATATGCCGACGAAGGCCCCTATGGCGACCACACCGGCTACTACAATTCGGTCGAAAAGTTCCCGGTGTTTCAGGTCACGGCGATCACGCGGCGCAAGCAGCCGATCTATCTGTCTACCTTCACCGGCCGTCCGCCCGACGAGCCCTCGGTACTGGGCGAAGCGTTAAATGAAGTCTTTATCCCGTTGATCCGTCAACAGTTTCCGGAAATTGTCGACTTCTGGCTGCCGCCGGAAGGGTGTTCTTACCGCATTGCCGTCATCTCGATTAAGAAAGCCTATCCCGGTCACGCCAAGCGCGTGATGATGGGGGCGTGGTCGTACCTGCGTCAGTTCATGTACACCAAATGGCTGATCGTGGTGGACGACGACATCAACTGCCGCGACTGGAAGGACGTCATGTGGGCGGTCTCGACGCGCATGGACCCGGCGCGCGACCTGACCATTATCGAGAACACGCCGATCGACTATCTCGACTTCGCCTCGCCGGAAAGCGGACTGGGCTCGAAGGTCGGGCTGGACGCCACCAACAAGTGGGAGCCGGAAACCCACCGCGAATGGGGCGAAGAACTGTACATGGAACAGGCCGTCATCGACCGCGTTTCGGCCAAATGGGCGGCCATGGGATTGCCGGGCAACGGCAAACCGATCTGGAAGTAA
- a CDS encoding NAD(P)-dependent oxidoreductase: protein MTQLLIIGATSLVGQRLRDIVPQAVFTTRKPKQPNDLFLDLTHPDAFEGDGFAHVVVTSPLWLITDAVLEKLWAQGMKRLVAFSSTSRFTKTFSPQPEERRVVELLSEAEARIEAFCATHDVDGTILRPTLIYDEGRDQNISRIAATIDRLGVFPVCGRASGLRQPVHARDLARAALGVLSTGATANRAYDLSGGETLSYREMVARIFAAKGRPARILSLPEWVWRLGFGVLGWLRPGAALKGNIHMALRMNTDLVFDHTAATRDFGYQPEFFKPDF, encoded by the coding sequence ATGACCCAACTTCTGATCATCGGTGCCACAAGCCTTGTGGGGCAGAGGCTGCGCGACATCGTGCCGCAGGCTGTTTTCACCACGCGCAAACCGAAACAGCCCAACGACCTGTTCCTCGACCTGACGCACCCGGACGCTTTCGAAGGGGACGGCTTTGCCCATGTGGTCGTGACCTCGCCCCTCTGGCTGATCACCGACGCCGTACTGGAAAAACTGTGGGCGCAGGGGATGAAGCGCCTGGTCGCCTTTTCCTCGACCTCGCGTTTCACGAAGACCTTTTCGCCGCAGCCGGAAGAACGCCGCGTCGTCGAGCTTCTGAGCGAAGCCGAGGCGCGCATTGAGGCCTTTTGCGCCACGCACGATGTGGACGGGACGATCCTGCGGCCGACCCTGATCTATGATGAGGGCCGCGATCAGAACATCAGCCGTATCGCGGCGACCATAGACCGGCTGGGCGTTTTTCCGGTGTGCGGGCGGGCGTCGGGCCTGCGGCAGCCGGTCCATGCCCGTGATCTGGCCAGGGCGGCTCTGGGCGTGCTTTCGACCGGGGCGACGGCCAACCGCGCCTATGACCTGTCGGGGGGCGAGACGCTCAGCTATCGCGAGATGGTGGCGCGGATATTTGCCGCCAAAGGCCGCCCGGCGCGTATCCTTAGCCTGCCGGAGTGGGTGTGGCGTCTGGGGTTCGGGGTGTTGGGCTGGCTGCGGCCCGGTGCGGCGCTGAAGGGCAATATCCATATGGCCTTGCGCATGAATACCGATCTGGTCTTCGATCACACGGCGGCCACCCGCGATTTCGGCTATCAGCCGGAATTTTTCAAGCCAGATTTTTGA